The genomic window gggggcatcAGCCGCGTCCTGCAGGACGGCCGCGTCTTCGAGAAGGCCGGGGTCAACGTCTCCGTCGTCTACGGCGTCATGCCGCCCGACGCGTACCGCGCCGCCAAGGGGGAGGCCGGCAAGAACGGGGCCGCCGCCGTGGATGGACAGAAGCCTGGCCCCGTGCCATTCTTCGCCGCGGGGATTAGTTCGGTAAGTGGCTTTCCTGCTGCATTGACCTGACGGACCTAGATCTCTTCTCCATTTTGGCTATCGTTATGTAGATTCTTCAGTTGCATGCAGACATTGCAATGCCATAACTTAGGGAATTTAGTGTTTAGCTGCCCCTTGCTCCCAGTTACCCAGTATATGTAGTCCTCTTGCATTTGTATTAATTGACGCAAGGAATCAGGATGCTTGTGGACCTGTTGGCACCTTAGCAATTATTTGCTGTTTTTGCTTTTCGAGCCCATTCATAGTGTGTAGATTCCTATTTGTTCAATATTGCTAATTGCATGCTATGGTCGGATAATGACCCTATTGTAGCTATATATGGTGTATCTTTTCACTGCTACAGTGCTACAACTTGACCCTATGTACATGCCTTTTTTGTGATACTGATAATGCTGATCTGCTACTATTCATGTTTATGAATTTTTTCACTCAACTTAGGCAATACTTTACTCTTCTTGTGTTAACCTATGATACATGGACTAAAGAtagtttttctttttccttttccagGTGCTTCACCCCAAGAATCCATTTGCTCCAACATTGCATTTTAACTACCGTTACTTTGAGACGGATGCACCAAAAGGTATCCTTCTATCCTAGTAAATCGTGATGTATTATGATGTAATTAATATTCTGCACACCAAGTGGATCTTGTGCTTCAATATGTGTGCCACCCTCATATACAAAGACCCATGTATAAACTAGATGTTTTATGCTTTGCATTTAGTGAGTCTGCTTAAAATAGATAAACTCCTCTAGATATTTGTAAGAGAACTGGGCCCATCTTATTTACTTTAACAAGGTACCCAAGTTGATCATGTCTATTACAATCATTTTACATATTGTAAATGTCTTGTTGGGAAATGGTATTTTCAATACTCATCTGTTATGACATCCAACTGCAGATGCACCTGGTGCACCAAGACAATGGTGGTTTGGCGGTGGTACTGACTTGACTCCTTCATACATCATCGAAGAGGATGTGAAGCATTTCCATTCTGTATGTACCACTCCCTACATGTTGCAAAACCATGCACCCAATACTGTTTTGTGTTCTACTTCGATGTCTTGGACAATGCTTAATTGTTTCCTAGATAGTATTATGCTCGGCTAGCCTATGGAGTTGGTACTACTTTTATGCTCCTCCATTTCTACTTTCTAGATGTGAACTAGTCAAGGGTCTTCGATGTCAAGTGCTGTGTTAAATGTAGTTAAAGAATCAATTAGGTTCTCGATATAGTTTACAGTTGCTCTGCTCTCAAAAAGGGTGTCTTCCAGTCCAATACGTGGGCACTTCACCTCAGTACTAGTACATGCAAAACAGAATTCCATGCAGTTACACACCTTTTATTGTTTAGGGTTTCTTAGGGGCAAAGTCCTTGTGCTAATCTCGAGAGAGGAATCAGAATAGAGAAAATAGTCAATTAGTTAATAACTATTGCTAGTTAGCACTTCAGTTGTTGCTTTGTATTTGTTGTCACAACATTTTTTTTTGTCTGATTTCAGGTTCAAAAGCAAGCATGTGATAAATTTGATCCAAGTTTTCACCCAAGATTAAAAAAATGGTGTGATGATTATTTTTATATTAAGGtactttaaattctttcatttgtTACTTTAGAAACTACGAAAGGAATCAATTCTACAGTTTAGACCACATGACAAGATTTTGCATTTGCTGACTTGATCCAGATATCTCCAGTTTTTCTCAATGAAAGAAAGAAATTCCTGACatttttttttgggttttggACATGCTAGTTTGGCAATCCTGGAGAAGATACTAGTTGCCTTTTCTTAAACTTTGGATGAACCAGTTGATGTTTCAACATAGAGTTTCTGGGATCCTGTGTTGAATTCTCATGTTTTGTCTCTCAATGCAGCACCGTAATGAGCGGCGTGGGCTTGGTGGAATATTTTTTGATGACCTTAATGATTATGATCAAGAAATGCTTCTCAACTTCGCTACAGGTGAAACCATTTGCTAGAATGATTGGATGAAATTATTTGTATTAGCTTGGTACAGTGGTTTCTAAACTGTTCAGTTATGGGATGGAATTTCCACATTTAGTGTGTAGGATGAGTTCAAGTTCTTGCCAGATATAGCTTTGAGTTCTGTTCCTTTTTTCTACCAGCTATGTTTGCTAATTAGATGTTGCATTTCAGTGTTTAGATTGCTGTGCGATATGCACAGTTAGGTGAGTTGTTGTTACGGTTATGATAACCAAAGTGATTTTCTTTCTCTACAGAATGTGCGGACTCTGTACTTCCTGCGTAcataccaatcatagaacggcgTAAGGACACTCCATTCAATGAGGAGCACAAGGCATGGCAGCAATTGCGGAGAGGTCGTTATGTGGAGTTCAACCTAGTAAGTGGTCTTAGGCGAATACATCCAGTGTCTTGCCTGGATGCCTATCTTCTGGCTTTAACATACCCGTCTTTTGAAGGTTTACGACCGTGGTACAACATTCGGCCTAAAGACTGGAGGAAGGATTGAGAGCATACTCGTGTCCCTTCCACTCACAGCACGGTGGGAGTATGATCATGTAAGCTATTACACTCGGTGGACTCATATCGACATGTCTTAGCTTTTCCACCAGCGAATACTCAAGAGTTActggaaaaaaaaggaaaataaatgAAGAAAACGCACTGCTGAAATTGCTATATTCTTAATAATAACTTGGGAAACTGTCCCTCAACACTAGCATACAACTTCATTTGCAGAAACCGGAAGAAGGGACTGAGGAATGGAAACTTCTGGACGCGTGCATAAACCCGAAGGATTGGATCTGATTAGCCCTTGTTCTTGAGATCTTTTGTTAGAGTTCTCCCATCTGTAGCGCCAAGATTGATTGATCACGTGTAGTTTCATTATTTCTTTTGTTTCTTTGTATCTGTAGAATCGTGAAtaaatatgatatgatatgatgtagTAATGCTGTAGCTGTCTGTATCTATCTGCTGCTTTTTTTCCCATGTGAATGAGAGAACCATTGCCTTCTGTATTTACAAAGGATTCAGGTTTATAAACACTATCATTTCCCTCCTACTACAGGAAATACTCACTGATGCAGGCAGGTCTGCGGTCACTTGGAGGTTGTGCATTGCAGCCCGGCCTAGTTGGCCCAAAGGCCCCCAAAATACACAAATGGCCCGTTGACCATAGTGCTGGCGCATCGCTGCGCTTCTCCCATCTCCACCACTTGATGCATCGTACCCATCTGATATCAAGCCCGCTCGCAATGGCTTTCGAACAACGCCGGCAACGTTGCTATGCTGCGAGTCGCGGTTCGACGGCGATTGGTTGGCAGCTGGTACGGAGTGGTCGCTTTGTTCTTTCCTTAGAAGAATATCTAACTGGAGACCCGGAGCAGCTTGCTTTCATATTGGGCGTGTTTGTTTGTCTGGACGGGAGCCAGGACATGGTATATGCGGTGCACCGCgccgtgtttgtttgcctggagGGCATCTGGGCCTGGGCTGCATGCTGCTTCAAGCAGCTGCGAGCCTGGCTCCTAGAGAATGCCCCTCCCCTCCGTTTCTCGTGAACGTGGCCAAAATCGGCCACTCGCGGGCTCATTTTGGTGGTTGGCGGGCTGCTCCTTTCGTCTCACGCGCGATGGCAGACATTTCCCCCCTTTCGCGTCGCTAGGGTTTCGCCCTCCCTTATAAGCCGAGGCGTCGCTCTCCTCAGTCCCCCTCCTCCACTTCGCTCTCCACTCTCCTCGGTCCGCTTacatccttcttcctcctccggcgGTGTGTGGTGGCGGTGGGGTTGTAGGCGGGCCTAGCGCGGCTCGcgtcggctcctcctcctccgtctcgCCGGTGCAAGGGTGCGGGTCCCCGTCGCCATCGTCTTCTTCCTTGGGACGACCGGCGGTGCTGGTTgccgtgtttgtttgcctggacgTGGGCCTGTTGGTGTCGTTGCTTCGTCTTCCCcaagccgccgcctcctccctccCCGGATCTGCTTCCTCCTTCCCAAGCTGCcgacttcttcctcctctccgtccTCAAAGCAAGGTGAAATCTTGAAATGTTTGACTTCACGGGACCCGATTTCGATGGTCTGCATGCTCATAGCGATGGATTTGTCTACACGGGACCCGATTTCGGCGGTCTACGTGCTCATAGCGATGTGATGCTTTGATTTGTTGATGGCTGGGTTCAGATCTGTTTGTTCTTGGTCCTAATCGATGATGTCTTCATGTTCTTGCCTGATTGCAATGACACATTTGTGCTACGGTTAACCGTTGAACATGATTTGAGATTGGGATTTACTTTAGCACGGCTTATGTGGGTTTTTCATGGTCTATGATGTTGAGGTGGAACCTATGGGTGGCTGTGCTTTGCACATGCAGCCGAGGTGATGAAACCTAGTCCACCACTTCTATTGTATGTCTGAAATGTTACCATTTAGAGGCCAGCAAGGCATGCCTAAAACTGAA from Miscanthus floridulus cultivar M001 chromosome 11, ASM1932011v1, whole genome shotgun sequence includes these protein-coding regions:
- the LOC136493700 gene encoding oxygen-dependent coproporphyrinogen-III oxidase, chloroplastic, which encodes MASSLLSTPSRTLAPAPAPAGLRGRATAQAHLPRAGVGLGVSPRRSRALRVRASVAIEKETPESEPPPTFLREDGQGAGSGSVRARFEAMIRRVQGEVCAALEEADGGGARFVEDVWSRPGGGGGISRVLQDGRVFEKAGVNVSVVYGVMPPDAYRAAKGEAGKNGAAAVDGQKPGPVPFFAAGISSVLHPKNPFAPTLHFNYRYFETDAPKDAPGAPRQWWFGGGTDLTPSYIIEEDVKHFHSVQKQACDKFDPSFHPRLKKWCDDYFYIKHRNERRGLGGIFFDDLNDYDQEMLLNFATECADSVLPAYIPIIERRKDTPFNEEHKAWQQLRRGRYVEFNLVYDRGTTFGLKTGGRIESILVSLPLTARWEYDHKPEEGTEEWKLLDACINPKDWI